In a genomic window of Dyadobacter fermentans DSM 18053:
- a CDS encoding DUF421 domain-containing protein: protein METLTQLFGEGENQTVLQMSLRAVVIFVITLLLLRIAGRRSFGMKSPFDNIIVILLGAILSRAVVGASEFLPTITAATVIAVLHRLGAWFGTLDLRFGALIKGTKIVLFRDGKLEHENMRRALVSESDLYASLRSSMHVEDFETIESAYMEINGQISFVKKNSK, encoded by the coding sequence ATGGAAACCCTTACCCAACTTTTCGGAGAAGGTGAAAATCAGACCGTCCTCCAAATGTCGCTCCGGGCGGTGGTGATTTTCGTCATCACGCTGCTGCTGCTGCGCATTGCCGGAAGGCGCTCTTTCGGCATGAAATCCCCGTTTGACAACATCATCGTGATCCTCCTCGGCGCCATTTTGAGTCGCGCGGTGGTGGGTGCGTCCGAATTTTTGCCTACTATTACTGCGGCGACGGTTATCGCCGTGCTGCACCGGCTGGGGGCCTGGTTCGGGACGCTGGACCTGCGTTTTGGCGCACTCATCAAAGGCACGAAGATCGTCCTGTTCCGCGACGGCAAGCTCGAACACGAGAACATGCGGCGTGCATTGGTCAGTGAATCAGATCTTTATGCGAGTTTGCGAAGTAGTATGCATGTCGAAGACTTTGAAACCATCGAAAGCGCCTACATGGAAATCAACGGACAAATCAGCTTTGTGAAGAAGAATAGCAAATAG